GCACAATGCAAAATGAGATGATGTGTGTGAACCTACTATCTCAGGGCTGAAAGCtgacatgcactgaggtcatgccctctgtgttttttctgAGAATTTAGGTATTTGGGAACATGGTGGAGGGTTTACGTTCTACTGTTTAAGAACGAACAATTTGCGGGCATTTTATAGGGTGATTCCAGCATTTTTAGACTCCTTTGCAGAACTGGACCACCAAAGGGTCTAATTCAGTCCAcaagatgactttgcacacttAACACAGATGCCCTTGAGAAGGctgagaggtgccaggttttTAGGAGCAAGCTAAACAGTAAGTAAATGCTGCTTCAGAAgtttttccaccctgaccagaatacagttctctgaaaaATTGTGCAAAGTgatgtcaatcagcagctttgGCACAAAAGAATCTGTGTTAAACTTCTATTTCACAATAGTATAGGTGGAACCCTGTTGCTGAGGCACTGCCAACACATTTGATTTGTAAGGCAGGAGCTTGGAGCTTAACTTGCTTCATCAGTCGCttccactttagtttggtgAGGTGACGCCAGCATCACTACAAAAGAGGGGACATGGAAAAATGCAAATGAGATGACAGTGATTAGTGtgctgaatgtggaaaaactgagacatactgtagaaattgctcttttttttttgaagacatCTCAGACTGTTTATCATCTGCTTTGTAAATAGATGGACATTTTCAGAATATACTTGCTTACCcaaaaagaaagggaaaaattTGGAGGTGTGACTTAGAGGTTATTATGCAGTGTTAGATCACTTTAGGTCACTTGAGTTCAAATTGGGCTGTAGGTGGCCcgtgaactaaaatgagtttgataCCTCTGATTTAAGGCCTTCATATTGCGATTTCTTCATTTCACAGAAGATATAACTGAAAAGTTGACTGACTGAATTAaatttgtaataaataaatatgagaaATTAacccctttatttatttttccatttttgttaAGGAAGGGGTACTATCATGACCTTGATCTTTTTTAAATCCTGCTATATTATACAAAGTTGGTCTCACATCATATTTGTGTCTGTTATTTGTAAAgacaagtatttaaaaaaaattgcgtAACATAATGGACACGAATTGACAATGATCAGTTGAAAGAGTTCATCTCCTCATAGTTCACactctgcctttttatttaGTCCTACATTTCATCAGGTTTTTTTCCTTTACAATTTATGTGTATGattttgtattaatattttgttgttAATTGTTTCTTTATTGATCTTAAGCAAAGTTACTTATAAATACAGTACACCTAtgatacacataaacacacacccgccaccaccaccaacaacaacagtacataAAAGCAGGGGTTTGTCTCCTTACCTTACAGCCCAAAGTCTGctttttatttgtgtctctgtatgtatatgtctatatacagtacaggccaaaagtttggacacaccttctcattcaatgcgttttctttattttcatgactatttacattgtagattctcactgaaggcatcaaaactatgaatgaacacatgtggagttatgtacttaacaaaaaaaggtgaaataactgaaaacatgttttatattctagtttcttcaaaatagccaccctttgctctgatgctctgattactgctttgcacactcttggcattctctccatgagcttcaagaggtagtcacctgaaatggtttccacttcacaggtgtgccttatcagggttaattagtggaatttcttgctttatcaatggggttgggaccatcagttgtgttgtgcagaagtcaggttaatacacagccgacagccctattggacaactgttaaaattcatattatggcaagaaccaatcagctaactaaagaaaaacgagtggccatcattactttaagaaatgaaggtcagtcagtccggaaaattgcaaaaactttaaatgtgtccccaagtggagtcgcaaaaaccatcaagcgctacaacgaaactggcacacatgaggaccgacccaggaaaggaagaccaagagtcacctctgcttctgaggataagttcatccgagtcaccagcctcagaaatggcaagttaacagcagctcagatcagagaccagatgaatgccacacagagttctagcagcagacccatctctagaacaactgttaagaggaggctgcgcgaatcaggccttcatggtcaaatagctgctaggaaaccactgctaaggagaggcaacaagcagaagagatttgtttgggccaagaaacacaaggaatggacattagaccagtggaaatctgtgctttggtctgatgagtccaaatttgagatctttggttccaaccgccgtgtctttgtgagacgcagaaaaggtgaacggatggattccacatgcctggttcccactgtgaagcatggaggaggaggtgtgatggtgtgggggtgttttgctggtgacactgttggggatttattcaaaattgaaggcacactgaaccagcatggctaccacagcttcctgcagcgacatgccatcccatccagtttgcgtttagttggacgatcatttatttttcaccaggacaatgaccccaaacacacctccaggctgtgtaagggctatttgaccaagaaggagagtgatggagtgctgcggcagatgacctggcctccacagtcaccggacctgaacccaatcgagatggtttggggtgagctggaccgcagagtgaaggcaaaggggccaacaagtgctaaacacctctgggaactccttcaagactgttggaaaaccatttcaggtgactacctcttgaagctcatggagagaatgccaagagtgtgcaaagcagtgatcagagcaaagggtggctattttgaagaaactagaatataaaacatgttttcagttatttcacctttttttgttaagtacataactccacatgtgttcattcatagttttgatgccttcattgagaatctacaatgtaaatagtcatgaaaataaagaaaatgcattgaatgagaaggtgtgtccaaacttttggcctgtactgtatgtctatttatgtactgtgtgtatatatgtgtgtgtgtgtgtgtatgtatatatatatatatatatatatatatatatatatatatatatatatatatatatatatatatatatatatatatatatattcctaTTTTGCTTACAAATTGAATTAGCCTGCTTATCTTACTGTATTGACTAATAATGTCTTCCATGTGATCAGTTGTTTCATTCACTTGTATTTGTGCTTTGGCATCACATGTGAAATGTCATGCCAATGAAGCctgttgaattgaattgaaaggGTAACATAAAAAGGATGAtacagaggaaaaacattcaAGTGCTCACCATCAGGTCTAACATTAGGATGATGATGACTCCTCTGTCCATCTTTTAATGTTTCTTTTACTGTCAGGCATTCTGCAGGCCAGCAGAGGGGGCCTTGTAGCCTCCACTGTTAGCTCAGCAGCAGCTAAGCAGCCATTGGCTAGTGAGAGCGTGAGCATCCTTCTAGAAAAATACCactgaaagtaaaaaaatacGGACTACTCCTACAGCTTACGTTAAATCCGACAAAAGAAATCTCTTTGAAGACAAAGAGTATAAAGGTATGGGATTCATGTCATCACCAAAAAAATGGCATTTCaacctgttttttgtttcataagTCGTCTTTAGTTGAGACGAGTTGTCGCGGCGTATCGAGATGGTCTTTGTTCTTCACAGTTATAAACGTTATTTCGACGACATTTCTTCTGTACGAACTCGGACTAACGGTTTTTACTGGTTTGGTTTTAACTGACGTCTGGTTACCTCGGGGCATTAGCCGCTAGCTATACCACATTAACGGTTAACGTTAGCTTCTCAGCTAACAATGGAACAGGGAGATTAAGACCTGTGTTACCTGcttattaaattattttgacgtaatgttagctaacgacACACTTAGCTTGTTAACGAAGCCAAAAAGACGTGTTTTCGACGTTAACTGACATTAGCTGAATGAGCGTTCATGACGTATTGCTAGCATCCGCAGATTCGGTTAGCCGGTGTCTCAAAGGGAGCTATGGTTTTTAACTTTGAAAAGAAGGCCGACATTTTAACTTGTGCTAACTTCCTATGTCAAATTCATAATTTAGTCAAGTGACCTTATAGATACATAATCCCAACTAAGCAACTACTTCGCATCTGGCATTATGGTATGCCTCAGGCTAACCATCATTGGTTTTATCTTCTTTTAACCCAAATCAAAGACGGGTTGAGTTGCTCGATCCCGTCGGTATCACGTCCCCTGGCCCAGTGTTGTGGGTTTGAGCATGGCTTGAGTATCCCTCAGTAAACCCTACATGAAATGTAATCACCTAGCGTtaacattaatcaaagtgaatAACATTATCCTGTTTTAACTCAGTACCACATCCATTTAAATGACACCTTAGTTCGTCGTCAGGTGGCAGATGACCCAGACAGTAGAGTAAATACTGTTCAATGACAATGTTAATGAACActtaaaatagaaatagaaaaggTAAAAGTCTAAAGTAAATAAGTCTTTATTAGTCACTGAATCCTTAGCTTCTCCCACATTAAGGCACACAAAGGAGCACACACATTCAAACGTATCCAAATGGCTCCAACAGCAATTGTTCATCTGAAAATTAGATGATTCAGTTGTTACCTAGTGTTGGCTCAACAAAGAGCTTATACAGTAATAACTAATAATGTTAAAATTCTAATATAAATAACTTGGACATGTCTGTATGCATACGTCGTAAATATCCAAATGATAGACCTGTTTTAGCAAACCTATTCAAAGCTTCACACCTGCCCCATCAACATAAGTAATTGCAGGATTAGAGATATTTTAaactttgattttctccatttttaccCAGGTTGTGAAAAGGTAACAACTGTCTATACACACATAAGAGCATAACCCTAACTTGTGTGCCTTGTCATTGCCGGTTTAGAATAAAGCAGTCCATGCCATCTGTACTGACAAAAGATGGACTTCTAAATTGTTGTAGTCTCTGCTTATGCTCAGGACTGATGTGATAAATCTTTGAATGCCCATAATATATTTTCTCTCCATAGATGCCTTCAGCGATGGTTGGCAACAGTGCTGTCCAGTCTGCCATCACAGACCAGGGAAATGGAAGTAATTCAGAGGCCATGAAGCAGATTCTTTGTGTGATTGACAAGAAGGTTCGCAATATGGAAAAGAAAAAGGTATTTGTATTACATAAGAAATTAAAATGGGTTGTCATATTATTTTCTCTTGTTTAATTCaaagcagtgtgtgggatttttttAAGCTATTGTGTTATAGTTAATGTCATcaggctttttttccccattataTTGGCTATGACATTGTTATTCCTTTTACTTAATTGGGAGAACATAGATGTAGACATCTACTGCAAGTTGAAAAAGGTTAGAGTAGGTACTGTATATCAGTAGGATTACCAAGTGGACTCTCCTAGTAAAATTTATCTTTAAATTCACACCCAACTGTGACGCAGATCAGTTTCACAACTGTAAGAATTTGAGGCTTTTGTTTTTCATCCTTTTGTTGTGTTATATTTTATCTAAAACTAAATTTCACATTTCATGTTTCTCAATATCTTTACAGTCCAAACTGGATGACTGTCAGGCAAGGAAGAGTAAGGGGGAACAACTGAATCAGGATCAGCTGGTAAGATAAGACAATGGCAATTAGTGTGCAGCATTGTTTTATTGCAGTCTGCTGTAATGTAAATGCAACACAATCTTATACACCTACACACTAATAAAGGACAAATAATGACAAGTATAATTTTTATACCTCCGTGTTGGCAGTAGCAGTGGCTGGAGGCatcatgtttttgggttgtccatccgtctgtcagtctgttccattcttgtgaatgaaAAATCTCAGTGAACTAGctggagggaatttctttaaatttggcacaaatatccacttagATTCAAGGATGAATTTTTAGATTTtggcagtcaaaggtcaagggcgCTGTGACCTCACATCTGAAATAGGGAAATGGAGCTTGTGATGGTAATTCAGATTTGGTTGGATACTGAATTGTTGACACTGATCTTTGGTGCCCACCTTTAAACAGTGCTTATTACAGAGATCTTCTGTGCCACTGGGTCGAAGACatgtgaagcatccacgttttagaacttttttttttagcaacatcCATATTAGAAGCATCTTCACTGTCATTGGTACACCTTTGTTTACTCACCTGTTCCTCTGGTAGTTCAACACAAGCTCACTGGTTTTGCTAATATAAAGCTTCATGTGACTAACATTACACCATGTGAAGAAGCTCTCCATCAGTCATCTGTGCTCCTCTGTAAAAATAGTGTGCAATTGAAGACAGCCTGTATCTGACTGGAAATTATTCAGTGGAATCATATATGTCAATATAGTGATAATttccatacatatacatacaaatACACTTAATACCTTCTGTTAAATTCCTTCAAAGTCCTCTGCACATATTATTAGTGTAGATAAACATGAATATAAACTCTAACTTGTCTGGTTGGCAGAGGCAGACAACAGCAAGGCAataattctagtttttattaAAATCCCACCAGTCCTATCAACATTCTGGAAAACACTGTATCTTCATCTGTTACTTTATCCCGTTCTATgagaggaaaatgttttttacattATACACAAatctcaattttttttcttgatgtaCTTGAAGGATGCCTTGACGAAGTACCAAGAGATCACCAACAACCTTGAGTTTGCTCGAGAATTGCAGAAGAGCTTCATGGCCTTGGGCCAAGAGGTGAGTCCTGAGTTACAGTTGTTCTAACTTGCTGATTGGTTATTTAAAGCTTTTATCAATGTGATATGGCTATTTAGGATTTTTAGTGCTTTAAAAATCAGGAAACCCTGTATTCCTTCccagtctttttttaaaggcaaattcTATATCAAGATCATGCTTACAAATATTGTAGTTACCAAAACCTGTTGTGGCTGATACCAAACTCCAGGGATCAGACTTTAGGCTGTGAATCATAACAACCTAACATGACAAGAATTCACTGAATATGGGGGTGACCTCTGGCTCACCTGGTATAGTGTTTGCCCCATATAGGCTTAGTCCTTTGCAAACTTGACTTGTTTTATAAACTTTGAGAACCCAAATGCACCAAGacatgtctgactgtgtgtgttcagatccAAAAGTCAGTGAAGAAGACTGCAAGACGGGAGCAGCTGCAGCGGGAGGAGATGGAACAACGGCGGCTGAAGACAGTATTGGAGTTTCAGTTTTTGCTGGACCAATTGGGAGATGAGAGTGTCAGGCAGGACCTTAAAAGGCCTGATGCCACCGGTTCCCCCTTGCTCACTGACGCTGACCTCACATCCCTTGATGATTTTTACAAACTGGTGGGACCTGATAGGAACTATGACGTCAGGTATGAGGTACCACTAATATTTAAACGTGCATAAGGGGTTACAGTATAATTATCACTGTTTATTATGTTGTCTAAATTATGGCTATGATGTGTGAATTGCTGCATTTGTTTTATCGACTTAGTGGGTAAGGATATTGTAACAGGAACAATAGCATATTACCAAACTGTATATTTACCATGCTGTGTAACTTGCAGGTTTACTGACCAATATGATGAGGCCTCAGTACACTTGTGGGAACTGCTTGAGGGCCGAGACAAGGCTGTGGGAGGGACCACATGTAAATATTTTCATGgctacacataaacacaattaTTAGgtaatttatgtatttgtatatcATCAAGCCTCGCCTTTTCTTATGTTTTGACTTGTCACACTTTGTTCCAGACAAGATAGTGAAGGCTACTCTTGAGAAAGTGCTGCTGAGTGGTTACTTTGACAGAGCACAAACTCATCAGAACGGGacgtgtgaggaggaggaggaacaagAGGAGCAGACTGTTGTGGCTGGGTCTAATGCTGGGACGCAGCCATCAGAACTTGGTAACAACACATAGCAGGAATGTGTTATATATTTCTTTTACCCAGTAAGAAAACTGTGTtcacatttgcttttttttctttcttttttttctcagaaggAACAGCTACTGAAAAATTTGCAGAGCAAATTCAAGTGGAAACCACAGAGGTGAGATTTACATAATACAGAACAAATCGCAACCTTGTAGGGTTTCTTGTGTGTTGTATCACATATTCTTacctttttcacattttcttgtgttacagtttgtaaacagacAGTTCATTCCAGAAACTACGTACAGCAGTCCAGACAAAGACCAAGTGGATGAGTGGACAGTGGAGGCTCAGGTACTACTGCATAACTGCAACACCACAGTTCTTAATGTAACTGTATGTATTTCTCAGCACCTTGTATTCGCCTGAACTCTAACGTGCTTAtcacgtgtctgtgtgttgacTAGATGGTGAATTCCCTCCAGCACCAGCCTCCTGCCCAGCTGGCTATAGAATCAACTGTTACTGTGAACCATTGCAGCCCCCCTCCGGCCGCCGACCCAGTGGTCAGGAAGCAGGCAGTGCAAGACCTCATGGCTCAGATGCAAGGAACATACAACTTTATGCAGGTAAAAATGTCCAGCATATGCTACAGTGACCAGCTCAGCACTGTTACTGCTCAGATATGGAGACTTCATGTGTTATTTATACACTGAGATACTGAATTTATTTAGTGAAATCTTGGTCTCTTTTCACATGGACATTACTGTCAAGCAGTTATGAACAGAAAGGACCCTGTAGAACAAGTGGTGACACGACAATAAttaatgaaaatggaaaaaaattagGTAAAAGACATTAAACTGGACCAGATTAAAATATGTCAAAACAAattccaaataaataaaagtaatagtAGTATAAGTATATTTGAGAAAGAGATTTTAAAAGATGGCTCAGCCACCCCTCTTTTCTCAGCAGTTTATTTTTAAGCCTGAGTAGGGCAAATGCTAGCTGACAGAAGAGATAGAACCCAGATCTGAAAGTTATAGGGTAGTGTCCTGATTTCCATCGTCACTGCACTAGCCTTATATCTGATCCATGACTCAGCAATACATTTGCTCTTGTTTGATTTTCCTAGGATTCCATGTTGGAGTTTGACGGCCAGGCTCTGGACCCGGCCATCGTGTCTGCCCAGCCAATGAAGCCTGTGCAGAATGTTGACCTGCAGCAGATGGGCTGCCCTGCAGGTCAGTGCCAGTAAATTTACTTTGACTCTGAACAGATTCTCTCATATATTCTATGGAGTAGGGACTTGTCACTGTTATGTGATGTGGATATATTATCCTAAAAGTGTAATACACCAGTTACGGACTGTTCTTCACTTATCAGAGGAGGTAGATGGCATGGGTGTGactttaagggtttttttttttttaccctccctGAAGCTAAAAGAGTTAAAGATGAAATCCTAGAGTTGTAAAAAGCCATGTTTTTTCACTGTTGACGTGTATGCTGGTTAGTTCTTGCTaatggtttatttttggacaaattttaaatgtagaattaaagtgattttgatgaaagatcactattttaagctcggatttggtctttttttctgacagaagtGTTCATCACGCATGAAAATTCAaagataatttctgtttttcacagtTTCTGGCTGCGATAAATGGTGTGATTTTAGAGGTTTTTAAAGAACACATGCCTTCCACATGTTTCCTTTAAAGGtcagctgtaaaataaatacaaaatacatacttttttttattttcttccaaACAGCCCACTCAGAGTCCAGACTTCCTCAAACAAGTGTCGTGTCCGGACCACAGGAATCCTCACAAGTAAGTAAAGTGGAAGCAACAGGACGCATTTGTTTTGATATGCCTGAAAGAGTGGTAGTACAGGTTACATCTTGTTTTGTGTGGGCCATATTTTTCAAAGTGCTGCTTCATGGGTTAGATATGATGTCCTCTGACATGTCTTCATTTTATTTACTCTGGATTACACTGAGATATTAGAATCATAAATATTATGATTAGGTAGAAGGGCGCTTTAAGGTGATAAACATGAGATCCCATCTCTCCCACTGACTTTTCCACAATCCTTGTTTCCTTGCTTTCCATATTCCCCCCCTTCCCCCCTCCCCAGGCCTCGATGTCTCTGCCATCTGAGCAGTCCCCTGCCCCATGTTCCTTGTCCTCTGCTTTCCCACCCGTCTCCAAATCCACCCACACTGGAGGCATCAATGTCAACGCCGCACCCTTCCAGTCAGTGCAAGCGGTACGCTTTCTGTCTGGTTCTAAGTAAACAGTATAACAGTGAGCATGATTAGAATTATTTAACACTTTCTGTTGGAAACAATCAGATTCCATACTTATCCGCGCAAGCCAAGAGTTggcaaattaaatcaaaattttAAGGCTAGTTAACACAACTCATTGGTAGCAGCAAAAACTTGGTTAATCATCGGTGCACCAGCTCAATAGGCAACAATTTGACGTGTCCCTTAATTTCCCAAACCTACAGTACATGCTGCTCCCCAGATGTTCAA
The Epinephelus lanceolatus isolate andai-2023 chromosome 2, ASM4190304v1, whole genome shotgun sequence DNA segment above includes these coding regions:
- the caprin1a gene encoding caprin-1a isoform X2; the encoded protein is MPSAMVGNSAVQSAITDQGNGSNSEAMKQILCVIDKKVRNMEKKKSKLDDCQARKSKGEQLNQDQLDALTKYQEITNNLEFARELQKSFMALGQEIQKSVKKTARREQLQREEMEQRRLKTVLEFQFLLDQLGDESVRQDLKRPDATGSPLLTDADLTSLDDFYKLVGPDRNYDVRFTDQYDEASVHLWELLEGRDKAVGGTTYKIVKATLEKVLLSGYFDRAQTHQNGTCEEEEEQEEQTVVAGSNAGTQPSELEGTATEKFAEQIQVETTEFVNRQFIPETTYSSPDKDQVDEWTVEAQMVNSLQHQPPAQLAIESTVTVNHCSPPPAADPVVRKQAVQDLMAQMQGTYNFMQDSMLEFDGQALDPAIVSAQPMKPVQNVDLQQMGCPAAHSESRLPQTSVVSGPQESSQVFNLNAPVPPTTDGQADPLKQPGQFPGGYGQGFSSQSESPVNQPDIPQETLQSVVGGFQPQDQVMPSAAGHEDSSPGAAFGQSGQSFYNSRAVPRGGPRNSRGMINGYRGSSNGFRGGYDGYRPPFSNAPTSGYGQTQFNTSRDYSSNTYQREGYQQNYKRGAAQGPRGLSRGNTQAMRS
- the caprin1a gene encoding caprin-1a isoform X1; protein product: MPSAMVGNSAVQSAITDQGNGSNSEAMKQILCVIDKKVRNMEKKKSKLDDCQARKSKGEQLNQDQLDALTKYQEITNNLEFARELQKSFMALGQEIQKSVKKTARREQLQREEMEQRRLKTVLEFQFLLDQLGDESVRQDLKRPDATGSPLLTDADLTSLDDFYKLVGPDRNYDVRFTDQYDEASVHLWELLEGRDKAVGGTTYKIVKATLEKVLLSGYFDRAQTHQNGTCEEEEEQEEQTVVAGSNAGTQPSELEGTATEKFAEQIQVETTEFVNRQFIPETTYSSPDKDQVDEWTVEAQMVNSLQHQPPAQLAIESTVTVNHCSPPPAADPVVRKQAVQDLMAQMQGTYNFMQDSMLEFDGQALDPAIVSAQPMKPVQNVDLQQMGCPAAHSESRLPQTSVVSGPQESSQASMSLPSEQSPAPCSLSSAFPPVSKSTHTGGINVNAAPFQSVQAVFNLNAPVPPTTDGQADPLKQPGQFPGGYGQGFSSQSESPVNQPDIPQETLQSVVGGFQPQDQVMPSAAGHEDSSPGAAFGQSGQSFYNSRAVPRGGPRNSRGMINGYRGSSNGFRGGYDGYRPPFSNAPTSGYGQTQFNTSRDYSSNTYQREGYQQNYKRGAAQGPRGLSRGNTQAMRS